A window of Chlorobium phaeobacteroides DSM 266 genomic DNA:
GAGCGTTTCCGAAGATGCCTTGCAGGCGGTAGGGCGCGAGCTGCGGGAAGGCAGTTACGCTCTTGGAGCAACACGCGCCGAAACCATCATCAAGACTGTTCTTCCCGCAGCAAGCAGCGGGATTCTTGCCGCAGTGATTCTCGGTGTTATGCGCTCCCTCGGTGAAACCATGGTGGTATGGATGGCATCGGGGAACTCTTCGAGCATTCCTGAGCCCTGGTTCAATTATCTCTCTGCGGTTCGAACCCTTACGGCAACTATTGCAGGCGATATGGGAGAGGCCGACCAGGTTACCGGATCGGCTCGTTTCCATGTGTTGTTTGCCATGGGTCTTCTTCTTCTTGTCATCAGTTTTATCAGCAACCTTGTCAGTGAGAGAATCGTTGTCCGTCAGCGCAAAATTCTTTCCGGGCAATAATTTGCTTCCATCTGACAATATGATCAACTGTCACTCAAACCGTCTCTTATGAATCTCGGTACCAGAAAAATCCTTGACCGTTCGTTTACCTCTATAGGTTTCGGATCGATTATTGTCATGGCTCTTGCACTTCTGTTCGTGCTCGTTCCGATTGTCATTAACGGAGTTGGCGCTGTTTTTTTTACGGGTACCCTCGAACATCGCAAGATGCTTTTGACCGAATTCAACAGGGGCAACCGGACGGCAGTTGAACAGCAGTCGGCATCATCCGAGTCCTATCGTCAGCAAATCTATGTCATGCTTGCTGATTTTGAGACGGAACTTGAACAGATGGAGCCGGAACAGAAAAGGGAGTACCAGGGAAGATATGCTGAGGTCAGAAGCGCTTTGCAGGCATTACTGGGGCCGCTGCCCGGTGATGCTCCGCCGGTACTTACCCGATTGAAGTATGGCCAGACCCGCTGGGAGAAAGCGGAGGAGAAGCTGCACGGTCTTCTCTATGAGTCAAAATGGGATACTTCAGACCCCACAGCCATGTCAAAAGAGTACTTTGTCGGTCGTGCGGCAAGTTTTCAGGGTACCTCTCTTGTCAGGCTCTTTCCCTATGTGGAAAAGAACATTGTTCATATTCTTGAGCCGGAATTTACCGTTTACTGGGGATTTCTTACCGACAGCTCGCTCGATTCACATATTTTCGGAGGCATCTGGCCTGAAATTCAGGGAACATTTTTTCTTGCCATAGGGGCAATGCTCTTTGCTTTTCCTGTTGGCGTTATCGCTGCGGTGTACTTTACCGAATATGCAAAAGAGGGCTTTTTCAACAGTATGCTTCGCAGTGCCAACAGCACCCTTGCCGGTGTGCCGAGCATTGTTTTCGGTCTGTTCGGTCTTGCTTTTTTCATCAATACCATGAAGGTTTCGGAATCCAAAAGCGTTCTTGCCGGTTCCCTGACTCTTGCTATCATGATTCTTCCCACCATTATCAGGGCTGCTGAAGAAGCCATTCTCTCGGTTCCGAAAACCTACAAGGAGGCCTCCCTGAGCCTCGGTTCAACGAAATGGAACACCATTGTTACCGTGATTATTCCTGCGGCACTTCCCGGTATTCTCACTGGTGGTATTATCAGTCTCGGCAGGGCTGCCGGTGAAACCGCCCCCATTATTTTCACTGCTGCAGTCAGTGTGGGTTCTGCCATCGGGCTTGCGGATGTTTTTACCTCTCCGACTCCTGCTCTGTCGTGGAACATCTATAATCTTGCCAGCGAACATGAAATGGCCGGTGAAATCAGGCATGTGCAGTACGGAATGGTGCTTGCGCTGGTCAGCATTGTACTCATACTGAATCTTTCGGCAATTCTCTTGAGAGCAAGGATATCAAAAAAATTAAAAGGCTAAGGAACAATGCAGATGACAGCAGATGCGAGGGATACATCATCCAGGACGCCTGAAGCACAGGCAACGCGTGATATTTACCTGCCGCCCGAAAGAAAAAAAGTTTCCGAAGGAGGAGTACCCCATGTTATAGCCAAAAACTTTTCGATTTACTACGGAGAGTTCGAGGCTGTAAAAAAAGTCAATGTCGATATTCTGTCGAAATATGTGACGGCGATTATTGGCCCGAGTGGTTGCGGTAAAAGCACGTTTCTTCGCTCAATCAATCGTATGAACGATCTTATTCCGAGTTGTCATACCACAGGCGGTCTGCTTTTTGACGGCGAAGATATTTATGGCAAATTTACCGATGAGGTACTGCTGAGAAAAAAAATCGGAATGGTGTTTCAGAAGCCGAATCCTTTTCCGAAATCAATTTTTGAAAATATCGCTTACGGGCCGAAATTGCATGGTATTCAGGATAAGAAAGCCCTTGCCGAAATCGTTGAGCGAAGTCTGAGAAAAGCCGCTCTCTGGGATGAGGTGAGCGACAGGCTTGATAAAAACGCTCTTGGTCTCAGCGGTGGTCAGCAGCAGCGGTTATGTGTTGCCAGAACGCTCGCCGTTGAGCCTGAAATTCTTTTGCTCGACGAACCGACCTCGGCGCTTGACCCCAAAGCGACTGCCAAAATCGAGGATCTTATCCAGGAGCTCAGAGGCAGTTACACCATTATGATTGTGACACACAACATGCAGCAGGCATCGCGCGTATCGGATTTCACGATGTTTTTTTACGAGGGAGTTCTTGTTGAGCATGCACCAACGGCGCAGTTATTCACCAACCCGAAAGACAGGATGACCGAAGATTACATTACCGGAAGATTCAGCTAACGAAATAATCATACGACCCATGTCCGAAAGACCTGTTCATGAATACATCAAGGAGTTGTCTGAAGAGCTCGTTCAACTTTTCAATCTGGTTTTGCGTAATTTTTATGATGCGCTGCACGCAGTCAAGCATCAGGACGAGCATCAGGCACGAAAGATCAAGCTTGTTGACGATGAGATCGATATCGCCGAGGTGAGAATCGAAGAGCGGTGCCTTGCTTTTCTTGCGCTTCAGCAACCGGTAGCAAGAGATCTCAGAACGATCGTCACAATTATGAAAATCAATGACGATCTTGAACGGATTGGAGATCTGGCGGTTCATATCATCGAAAGAATTCCGGAAATCAGCCTGGAGATGCTCGATAGATTTGATTTCGAGGAGATGGGCCATCTTGCCGGAGAGATGACCAAAAAGTCAATCGAAGCGTTTGTCAACAAGGATAAGGTTCTTGCCGAACAGGTCTGTGCCCTTGACGATGAGATTGACGCAATGCACAGTTCAGCCTTTAAAAGGGTCGCGGCGATCATGAAAAGTCCTGATGCCGATGTTGATCAGCTTATTTCCGTTCTCAGCATATCCCGCTATATTGAACGAATGGCCGATCATGCAACGAGAATTGCTATTGAGGTGATTTATCTCGTAACCGGTGAAATTGTACGCCACGGAGAGAGCTCTTTTGAAAAGATGATCAAGTCGCTCAAAGACTGATGTGATCTTGCTGAGGTAACTATTCCTGGTTTTTTTGTTTTTTAACTTGCATATAACCTCACTGCTCAGCTAAATTAGACAACACGTGATACATTCTGCATTTTATTAACACAAGTGAGGTGTTGTACTCTATGGCAAAAATGTTCGGCAAGTTATTTGGCGATTCGCCAAAAACATCTGAAACCCCGCAGGCGTTTACGATCAAGATTGATCCCTTGAAATTCAATCTCTCCATTAAACCTTCGGGGACTGTTCATGTTCAGCTTGAATCGCTCAAGCAGAAACTGACCAAGCTTTCATCCAACGTTGAAAACAACCTGATGCTGAGTATCAGGGCCTCAACCAAACAAAATGTCGATCTTGCCTCATCGGCATTCAAGTTTGATGAGGAGTATATCCAGAAAGGGAAGTTTGAGGTTGAGTATCTTACGCTTGCCTATCTGTCGTTTCAGCAGCTTGACGATGATCAGCTCGCCATTGTGAAAAACGCGCGCATGATTCTGCAGGAACTCGAAAGGCTGGCGCAATTCGCGCTTAATATTGCAGACAAGACCGGTCATGTTCAGTTCGCCAATGTTCAGGAGTTGCATAAGGACGAGTATGGTCTGAAGCCGATGGGAGACATTACTGCGGAGATGATCAAGAAAGCAGTCGAGGCATTTGTGAGCGGCAATGCAAAGCATGCAAGCGAAACCCTCGGCATGATGAAGGAGATCGATGAGCTTTATCAATCTGCGGTGAAAAAAATCAAGTCATCAGTAACCGACCAGAATATCACCAATCTGACTGGCATTCTTTCCGTTATTGAACATGTCAAGGCTTCTGCGGATATTTCCTGTTCAATTGCAAAAAACTTCTGCTGAAGTTTTTTGTATCATGTATTCATGTGCTGTTTAGTATGAAAAAGGCGGGCCTTGTGCCCGCCTTTTTTTGTTTTTTAGCTGATAAAAGTCTGCAATAGAGACAATGTTTGAGATTATGAAACGGAAAAGGATCCGGATTGCTCTGCTGCTTTTGGCAGTGGTTTCCCTGCTGTTCTGGTGGATGCAGTCCGGCCATAAGAGCGATAAGATGGAGAGTGGTTATAGCGGAAATTTTCCTGTGATGGCTGAAATCGTCAGAGTTGCTTCAGTTCGTGACAGTTTCGGTGTGACGGGGAGTGTTCAGGCCTTGAGGGATGTGGAGGTATTCTCTGAAACGAGCGGCATTGTGCGAAAGGCATATGTGGAAGTTGGAGAAAAAAAGCAGGCTGGAGCGGTGCTGTTTCAGGTAGATGATGAATTGCAGGCCTCGGCTGAACGTAAAGCGCGTCTCGCCTGTATTCAGGCAAAGAGAGATTACGAGCGTTATGCAAATCTCTATCAGGAGGGAGCCGTGGCGCTTGGCAGTGTGGAACCTTTGAAGCTCAAGCTTGACGATGCAGAAGCCGATCTGATAACGGCAGGCAGAAAATACCGGGATACAAAGATCAAGATGCCTGTTTCAGGGACGGTGACCGCAAGGTTTGTTGAAGAGGGAGAGATGGTGCAGCCGGGCGTGAAAGTGGCCAATGTGGTCGATCTGTCGCAACTCAAAATCAGGTTTTATCTTTCCGAAAAACAGGTACTCATGGTTTCTTCCGGTTCTTTGATCAAGATAACGAGCGATCTCTATCCCGGCAGAATCTTTGCAGCAACGCTTTTTTCGCTCAGCGGAAAAGCAGGCCGTGACCATACTTTTGAGGCTGAAGCGCGGATGGAGAACCCGCAGGCAACTCCTTTCAGGTCAGGTATGTTTGTCAGGGTATCGGCTTCCGGGGCGGCGGAGCGGCAGTCGGTCGTTATTCCAAGAGCGGCTCTTGCAGGGAGCATTCTCAATCCGCAGGTGTTTGTTGTTAACCTCGGTACGGCCAGGGTGCGAAATATCGTTGCAGGAAGCAGTTACGGTACATCAATCGAGGTGCTGTCAGGGCTGGTTCCCGGCGACAGCGTGGTCACGAGCGGTCAGAACGAGTTGCATGACGGCATGCAGGTTTCCGTTCTTCGTCAAACCGGTAAAGGGCCTGAAAAATGACGCTTACCGAACTTTCCATCAAGCGCGCAAGTCTTGTTGTCGTTGTTTTTTCAGTGCTTGGTATCCTCGGCTTTTTCAGTTATCAACAGTTGCAGTATGAACTGTTGCCGAAGATGACACCTCCGGTCGTCTCTGTTTCGGTTCAGTATCCGGGAGCATCACCGGTTGAAGTTGAGACGTCGGTTACCAAACCGATTGAAGAGGCTGTTTCTGCAATTGAAAAGATAGAGAGTATCTCGTCGGCGTCTTCCGAAGGGCTTTCTTCCGTCACGATCGAATTTTCGAATTCCGCTGATATTGACAAATCGCTGCAGGATGTCCAGCGCAAAGTCAATGAAATCAGAGGTTTTTTGCCCGATGAAGCCAAAGAACCGGTTACCAGCAAATTTGCTCTTGACGAGGTTCCCGTTCTGCGAATAGGAGCAACCTCTCTTTTGTCGGATAGCGAGTTCTACCAGCGACTGAAGGATGATATCAAACCGGTTCTTTCCCGGATTGACGGAGTTGGTCAGGTCTATCTTCTTGGTGGTCGGGAAAGGGAGATACGTGTAAACCTTGACCTTGATCGTTTGCAGGGATATAACCTTACTGTTACGGATATTCTGCGTGAAATCGAGCGCTCAAACCTTGATTTTCCAACTGGAAAGATCAATGACAGCGATCGTCAGTTTGTTGTTCGTCTTGCAGGAAAATATGCAACTCTTGATGAATTGCGCAATCTGGTCATCAGTTCATCCGGAGATGGCAGCGTTGTGCATCTCAGTGATATTGCCGACGTTGAGGACGGGTTCAGGGAGATAACGACCTTGACGAGACTAAACGGGAAAAGCGCTGTCGGCATCATCATCATGAAGCAGACCGATGGCAATACCGTCGCGGTCAGCCGCCTTGTCCGACAGGAGCTTGTACGCCTTGAAAAACTCTACAAGGCAGAGGGAATTTCGTTTGATATTGCACAGGACGCTTCGACCTTTACGCTTGAAGCAGTTACGGCTGTCCAGCACGATCTTCTGCTTGCCGTCGTGCTTGTTGCACTTGTCATGCTGCTTTTTCTGCACAGTCTCAGAAATTCGTTGATTGTGCTTATATCAATACCGACCTCTCTTGTCACGACCTTTATCGGGATGTACCTCTTCGGATTTTCGCTGAACCTTATGACTCTGCTTTCTCTTTCGCTGGTTGTGGGGATTCTGGTTGATGACTCCATTGTTGTTCTTGAAAACATCTATCGCCACCTTGAACAGGGCGAAGAACCCCGATCGGCGGCATTGACGGGCCGAAATGAGATCGGTTTTACCGCACTTTCCATTACGATGGTTGATGTGGTTGTTTTTCTCCCATTGTCGCTTGTCAGCGGTCTTGTCGGCAATATTCTCAGGGAGTTTGCCGTTGTGATGGTCATTTCCACGCTTGTCAGTCTTTTTGTCTCCTTTACCGTGACTCCGTTGCTTGCATCAAGATTTTCAAAAGCGGAAAAACTGGTTGCGGATAATGCTTTTTCCTCCTTCGCTCTGGCTTTTGAACGGCATTTCCAGCGTTTCAGGGATTGGTACCTTCTCTTGCTTCGCTGGAGTCTTGAGAATTCGAAAAAAGTGATTCTTCTGTCGACAATTCTTCTTTTTTCATCGTTCTCTCTTCTCTTTCTTGGTTTTATCGGGGGGGAGTTTATTTCGGTTTCAGACAGGGGAGAGTTCTCCGTCATGATGGAGTTTGAGCCGGGAACAAAGCTTCGGGAGACCGATCGGATCACCCGCGAAGTAGAGCGGAAAATCGCCCGTATGCCCGAGGTCAAAAAGGTGCTGGTGAATGTCGGTTCTTCGAGTGAAGGTTTTTTCAACCAGAGCGCTGACAATATATCGGAACTCAATGTACGGCTCAGCGGCAAGGAGGAGCGTAAAAGGTCAACCGACGATCTGATGAAGGTTGTTCGCAATGACCTTCGCGGTATTCCCGGCCTTAAGGCGAGCATTAATCCTATTGGTATTTTTGGAACGGCAAATGAGACGCCGGTCATCGTCATTATCGGAGGAGCGCTGAGAAGCGACGTCACTCGTGTTGCAGAAGCACTCAGAGACAGTTTGCGGGTGACGCCCGGTACTGCCGATGTGAAACTTACATCCCAGGTTGGAAATCCCGAAATGCGTCTGAAGATCGATCGGCAGAAAATGGCGGAATTCGGATTGAATATTGCCGACGTCGGCGCAACGCTTCGTACGGCCTATGCCGGCGACGATGCCGGCAAATACCGTGACGGTGACGATGAGTTCACCATAAGGGTCATGCTTGACGAGTTTTACCGGCACAACACTTCGAGCATTGAGAATATTGTCTTTCGTAATGCTGCCGGTGATCATATACGGCTTGGGCAGTTTGTTGCGCTTGAGCAGGATCGAGGATATACGCAACTGCAGCGAAAAGACAGAAATAACGCCGTATGGGTTAAAGCGCAGGTTGTCGACCGTCCTGTCGGGGAGGTCGGCACGGAGATAGAACGGATTATCGTCAATATGAAAAAGCGCGGCATTATGCCGGAGGGGGTAACCTATGCGTATGAATCAGATTTGAAAAGGCAGGGCGAATCCTTTTCAACCATGCTGATGGCTTTTCTTGTAGCGGTGCTGTTTGTTTATCTCGTTATGGTCGCTCTTTATGATTCCTATGTCTGGCCGATGGTTGTGATGTTTTCGATACCGCTTGCTATTATCGGCGCTCTTTTTGCGCTTGCTCTGACAGGCAAGTCACTGAGTATTTTTACCATTCTCGGTATCATCATGCTTGTCGGGCTTGTTGGTAAAAACGCTATTCTTCTTGTTGATTTTATCAACAGATTCCGTGAAGAAGGCATGGCGTTGTATCCGGCTATTATCGAAGCAGGCAGAGATCGGTTGCGTCCGATTCTCATGACAACCTTTACGGTGATTTTCGGACTTTTTCCAATCGCGGTTTCGGGAAGTTCCGGTTCTGAATGGAAATCAGGTCTTGCCGTTGCCCTGATCGGCGGACTTGGCAGTTCAATGTTTCTTACGCTTCTTGTGATTCCTGTCGTCTATGTCTGGTTTGACCGCCAGAAAAATCGCTTTGAAGGTATCAGGATGCGATGGGGCAAGAAGGGAGATAAGATAAGATCGGCAGGCTGAGCGCATTATTTTGCAATTCCTTTGCAATTGATCAGTTATCTTGTAAGCTGGAAGATATTGTTTATATAACTGCTGGCTGCAAAGCGAGGCGGGGTTGCAAACGAAGCTGCCGAATCGCAGGGTAACGCTTCAGAGTGTTTTTTTGTGGTGTTTATATTATGAAAAAAGAAGTGTTTATGAAATTCTTTTCCGAAGAAAGCCCTGTTCTGCTGTTA
This region includes:
- the pstA gene encoding phosphate ABC transporter permease PstA → MNLGTRKILDRSFTSIGFGSIIVMALALLFVLVPIVINGVGAVFFTGTLEHRKMLLTEFNRGNRTAVEQQSASSESYRQQIYVMLADFETELEQMEPEQKREYQGRYAEVRSALQALLGPLPGDAPPVLTRLKYGQTRWEKAEEKLHGLLYESKWDTSDPTAMSKEYFVGRAASFQGTSLVRLFPYVEKNIVHILEPEFTVYWGFLTDSSLDSHIFGGIWPEIQGTFFLAIGAMLFAFPVGVIAAVYFTEYAKEGFFNSMLRSANSTLAGVPSIVFGLFGLAFFINTMKVSESKSVLAGSLTLAIMILPTIIRAAEEAILSVPKTYKEASLSLGSTKWNTIVTVIIPAALPGILTGGIISLGRAAGETAPIIFTAAVSVGSAIGLADVFTSPTPALSWNIYNLASEHEMAGEIRHVQYGMVLALVSIVLILNLSAILLRARISKKLKG
- the pstB gene encoding phosphate ABC transporter ATP-binding protein PstB, which codes for MQMTADARDTSSRTPEAQATRDIYLPPERKKVSEGGVPHVIAKNFSIYYGEFEAVKKVNVDILSKYVTAIIGPSGCGKSTFLRSINRMNDLIPSCHTTGGLLFDGEDIYGKFTDEVLLRKKIGMVFQKPNPFPKSIFENIAYGPKLHGIQDKKALAEIVERSLRKAALWDEVSDRLDKNALGLSGGQQQRLCVARTLAVEPEILLLDEPTSALDPKATAKIEDLIQELRGSYTIMIVTHNMQQASRVSDFTMFFYEGVLVEHAPTAQLFTNPKDRMTEDYITGRFS
- the phoU gene encoding phosphate signaling complex protein PhoU, whose protein sequence is MSERPVHEYIKELSEELVQLFNLVLRNFYDALHAVKHQDEHQARKIKLVDDEIDIAEVRIEERCLAFLALQQPVARDLRTIVTIMKINDDLERIGDLAVHIIERIPEISLEMLDRFDFEEMGHLAGEMTKKSIEAFVNKDKVLAEQVCALDDEIDAMHSSAFKRVAAIMKSPDADVDQLISVLSISRYIERMADHATRIAIEVIYLVTGEIVRHGESSFEKMIKSLKD
- a CDS encoding phosphate signaling complex PhoU family protein, producing the protein MAKMFGKLFGDSPKTSETPQAFTIKIDPLKFNLSIKPSGTVHVQLESLKQKLTKLSSNVENNLMLSIRASTKQNVDLASSAFKFDEEYIQKGKFEVEYLTLAYLSFQQLDDDQLAIVKNARMILQELERLAQFALNIADKTGHVQFANVQELHKDEYGLKPMGDITAEMIKKAVEAFVSGNAKHASETLGMMKEIDELYQSAVKKIKSSVTDQNITNLTGILSVIEHVKASADISCSIAKNFC
- a CDS encoding efflux RND transporter periplasmic adaptor subunit translates to MKRKRIRIALLLLAVVSLLFWWMQSGHKSDKMESGYSGNFPVMAEIVRVASVRDSFGVTGSVQALRDVEVFSETSGIVRKAYVEVGEKKQAGAVLFQVDDELQASAERKARLACIQAKRDYERYANLYQEGAVALGSVEPLKLKLDDAEADLITAGRKYRDTKIKMPVSGTVTARFVEEGEMVQPGVKVANVVDLSQLKIRFYLSEKQVLMVSSGSLIKITSDLYPGRIFAATLFSLSGKAGRDHTFEAEARMENPQATPFRSGMFVRVSASGAAERQSVVIPRAALAGSILNPQVFVVNLGTARVRNIVAGSSYGTSIEVLSGLVPGDSVVTSGQNELHDGMQVSVLRQTGKGPEK
- a CDS encoding efflux RND transporter permease subunit translates to MTLTELSIKRASLVVVVFSVLGILGFFSYQQLQYELLPKMTPPVVSVSVQYPGASPVEVETSVTKPIEEAVSAIEKIESISSASSEGLSSVTIEFSNSADIDKSLQDVQRKVNEIRGFLPDEAKEPVTSKFALDEVPVLRIGATSLLSDSEFYQRLKDDIKPVLSRIDGVGQVYLLGGREREIRVNLDLDRLQGYNLTVTDILREIERSNLDFPTGKINDSDRQFVVRLAGKYATLDELRNLVISSSGDGSVVHLSDIADVEDGFREITTLTRLNGKSAVGIIIMKQTDGNTVAVSRLVRQELVRLEKLYKAEGISFDIAQDASTFTLEAVTAVQHDLLLAVVLVALVMLLFLHSLRNSLIVLISIPTSLVTTFIGMYLFGFSLNLMTLLSLSLVVGILVDDSIVVLENIYRHLEQGEEPRSAALTGRNEIGFTALSITMVDVVVFLPLSLVSGLVGNILREFAVVMVISTLVSLFVSFTVTPLLASRFSKAEKLVADNAFSSFALAFERHFQRFRDWYLLLLRWSLENSKKVILLSTILLFSSFSLLFLGFIGGEFISVSDRGEFSVMMEFEPGTKLRETDRITREVERKIARMPEVKKVLVNVGSSSEGFFNQSADNISELNVRLSGKEERKRSTDDLMKVVRNDLRGIPGLKASINPIGIFGTANETPVIVIIGGALRSDVTRVAEALRDSLRVTPGTADVKLTSQVGNPEMRLKIDRQKMAEFGLNIADVGATLRTAYAGDDAGKYRDGDDEFTIRVMLDEFYRHNTSSIENIVFRNAAGDHIRLGQFVALEQDRGYTQLQRKDRNNAVWVKAQVVDRPVGEVGTEIERIIVNMKKRGIMPEGVTYAYESDLKRQGESFSTMLMAFLVAVLFVYLVMVALYDSYVWPMVVMFSIPLAIIGALFALALTGKSLSIFTILGIIMLVGLVGKNAILLVDFINRFREEGMALYPAIIEAGRDRLRPILMTTFTVIFGLFPIAVSGSSGSEWKSGLAVALIGGLGSSMFLTLLVIPVVYVWFDRQKNRFEGIRMRWGKKGDKIRSAG